The Methanosphaera sp. BMS genome contains a region encoding:
- a CDS encoding 4Fe-4S double cluster binding domain-containing protein, translating to MSLSSNLRKYLTDHGATKVGYADISDVTIMPELKSGVVFYITYPQDILRGMANAPTEEYVLKLVNLNTKLDELGMLCEEYLIERGYKAYAQTKKRLGKDFGEFNSSELPHKTFATKSGLGWIGKSALLTTKEYGSALRLTSVMTDAPLEYGNPILESNCANCNQCKNACKAGAISGIEWNYRLKRNEFYNDKKCEEYALKISEINLGKADTVCGKCIYACPYTQRYMNSK from the coding sequence ATGAGTTTATCATCGAATTTGAGAAAATACCTGACAGATCACGGTGCAACCAAGGTAGGATATGCAGACATTTCTGACGTTACGATAATGCCCGAATTAAAATCGGGAGTTGTATTCTACATTACATATCCACAGGACATTCTAAGAGGAATGGCAAATGCTCCTACCGAAGAATATGTATTGAAATTAGTGAACCTCAACACGAAATTGGATGAATTGGGAATGCTTTGTGAGGAGTATTTAATTGAAAGAGGATATAAGGCTTATGCACAGACCAAGAAAAGATTGGGAAAAGATTTCGGTGAATTCAATTCATCTGAACTGCCCCATAAAACTTTTGCTACAAAATCAGGGCTGGGCTGGATTGGAAAATCGGCACTTCTTACGACAAAGGAGTATGGATCTGCACTACGATTGACGTCCGTAATGACCGATGCTCCACTGGAATATGGAAATCCAATACTTGAATCCAATTGTGCAAACTGTAACCAATGCAAAAATGCATGCAAGGCTGGTGCAATTAGCGGTATCGAATGGAATTATAGATTGAAAAGAAACGAATTCTATAATGATAAGAAATGCGAGGAATATGCCCTTAAGATATCAGAAATTAACCTGGGAAAAGCTGATACAGTATGTGGAAAATGCATTTATGCCTGTCCGTACACTCAAAGATATATGAACAGTAAATAG